A single genomic interval of Streptomyces graminofaciens harbors:
- a CDS encoding nuclear transport factor 2 family protein, whose protein sequence is MPPTSPARRAAVAFLAAAAVLGAVAVPAVAAPRSTDAGHAAHGYGGYGDAARLGYQKAVAVTVAKGVFERGDTKVVDRFVRSDYIQHNPTVGDGSAALKGLATSIHQQFPDAKYDVERVISQGDLVMLHSNVILVPGTKGSAVIDIFRFQGGKIAEHWDVIQSVPDTTASGNDMFSTLSSPKTSQPLDHRLTQANKKLVTKAFDELMVHKDLTALDRYWDAGYLQHNPQMQNGVAAGKAGLGGYFASAPQLTVTPKRIIAEGDLVAVHSLYVNYPGDRGTVILDLFRVRNGKIVEHWDITQSVPETSANGNGMI, encoded by the coding sequence ATGCCCCCCACCTCCCCTGCCCGCAGGGCGGCCGTCGCCTTCCTCGCCGCCGCCGCTGTCCTGGGTGCCGTCGCCGTACCTGCCGTCGCGGCACCGCGGAGCACGGATGCCGGGCACGCGGCACATGGCTACGGCGGCTATGGCGACGCCGCGCGCCTCGGCTACCAGAAGGCCGTCGCCGTCACGGTCGCCAAGGGCGTGTTCGAACGCGGGGACACCAAGGTCGTGGACCGTTTCGTGCGGTCGGACTACATCCAGCACAACCCGACCGTGGGGGACGGGTCGGCGGCTCTGAAGGGCCTGGCCACCTCGATCCACCAGCAGTTCCCCGACGCGAAGTACGACGTCGAGCGGGTCATCTCCCAGGGTGACCTCGTGATGCTCCACTCCAACGTCATCCTGGTCCCGGGCACCAAGGGCTCGGCCGTCATCGACATCTTCCGCTTCCAGGGCGGGAAGATCGCCGAGCACTGGGACGTGATCCAGAGCGTGCCGGACACCACCGCCAGCGGCAACGACATGTTCTCGACGCTGAGTTCGCCGAAGACCTCGCAGCCCCTGGACCACCGGCTCACCCAGGCCAACAAGAAGCTGGTCACCAAGGCATTCGACGAGCTCATGGTCCACAAGGACCTGACCGCCCTCGACCGGTACTGGGACGCCGGCTACCTCCAGCACAACCCGCAGATGCAGAACGGTGTGGCCGCGGGCAAGGCGGGCCTCGGCGGTTACTTCGCGTCGGCACCGCAGCTGACGGTCACACCGAAGCGGATCATCGCCGAGGGCGACCTGGTGGCCGTCCACAGCCTCTACGTGAACTACCCGGGGGACCGGGGCACGGTCATCCTGGACCTGTTCCGGGTGCGCAACGGCAAGATCGTGGAGCACTGGGACATCACCCAGTCCGTGCCGGAGACCTCGGCCAACGGGAACGGGATGATCTAG
- a CDS encoding APC family permease — MSVLTVQPGATPADEEPPDAGERHRLTAVTGLAALSLDAMASVAYGPEAIVLVLAAAGAHGLGFTLPVTLAIAGLLAVLVASYRQVIAAFPDGGGSYAVAKAHLGARTSLVAAASLVLDYVLNVAVAVTAGVAALTSAFPTLYGDRLVLCLVVLALITAVNLRGIVESAKAFIVPTVVFVGSILVLIVVGLFRSAPVSTATADGHASVLADNATTVGALLLLKAFASGCSALTGVEALANAVPSFRVPRVKRAQRAEVALGAVLGLMLIGLSVLISRFHLQPVEGVTVLAQLADASFGHNWPFYVVQFATMILLALSANTSFGGLPVLLKLLARDNYLPHVFALKADRQVHRHGVLALAVVSAALLVFSGGDTNTLVPLFAVGVFVGFTIAQVGMVRHWRSERGRGWRGKALLNGFGGLLTGVSAVVVTATKFGEGAWLVVVALPLLVAAFVVVHRAYARIGERLGLGRVPETPHRDRSLVIVPVSSLSRLTSEALTAAVSLGDEVRAVTVCYPDPEDRAQLHALERAWAEWDPGVPLVRLTSERRSLGRPIAAYVREVAAEPATRVTVLIPEAEPERLWQRLLQNQRGAVVAHAVRRETDAVICRLRFRLL; from the coding sequence ATGTCCGTCCTGACAGTCCAGCCGGGCGCGACCCCCGCCGACGAAGAGCCGCCCGATGCCGGCGAGCGCCACCGGCTGACCGCCGTCACGGGCCTTGCCGCCCTCTCCCTGGACGCGATGGCGTCGGTGGCGTACGGCCCTGAGGCGATCGTGCTCGTGCTGGCCGCGGCCGGTGCCCACGGCCTCGGGTTCACCCTGCCGGTGACGCTGGCCATCGCGGGTCTGCTGGCGGTGCTCGTCGCCTCGTACCGGCAGGTGATCGCGGCCTTCCCGGACGGCGGTGGCTCGTACGCGGTGGCCAAGGCTCATCTGGGTGCGCGCACGAGCCTGGTGGCGGCCGCCTCGCTGGTCCTGGACTACGTCCTGAACGTGGCCGTCGCCGTCACGGCGGGCGTGGCCGCGCTGACCTCCGCCTTTCCCACCCTCTACGGCGACCGGTTGGTCCTGTGCCTGGTGGTGCTGGCGCTGATCACGGCCGTGAACCTGCGGGGCATCGTGGAGTCGGCGAAGGCGTTCATCGTGCCGACCGTGGTGTTCGTCGGCTCGATCCTGGTGCTGATCGTCGTCGGTCTGTTCCGGTCCGCCCCGGTCAGCACGGCCACCGCGGACGGGCACGCGTCGGTCCTCGCCGACAACGCGACGACCGTGGGCGCGCTACTCCTGCTGAAAGCTTTCGCCTCCGGGTGCAGCGCGCTCACCGGTGTCGAGGCCCTCGCCAACGCCGTCCCCTCCTTCCGCGTACCGCGCGTCAAGCGGGCCCAGCGGGCCGAGGTCGCCCTCGGCGCGGTCCTCGGCCTGATGCTGATCGGCCTGTCCGTCCTCATCTCGCGCTTCCACCTCCAGCCGGTCGAAGGAGTCACGGTCCTCGCCCAGCTCGCCGACGCCTCGTTCGGCCACAACTGGCCCTTCTACGTCGTCCAGTTCGCCACGATGATCCTGCTCGCCCTGTCGGCCAACACCTCCTTCGGCGGGCTGCCGGTGCTGCTGAAGCTGCTGGCCCGTGACAACTACCTCCCGCACGTCTTCGCGCTGAAGGCCGACCGCCAGGTCCACCGGCACGGCGTACTGGCCCTGGCCGTGGTCTCGGCGGCGCTGCTGGTGTTCTCCGGCGGCGACACCAACACGCTTGTGCCGCTCTTCGCCGTCGGGGTCTTCGTCGGGTTCACCATCGCCCAGGTGGGCATGGTCCGGCACTGGCGGAGCGAGCGCGGGCGGGGGTGGCGGGGCAAGGCGCTGCTGAACGGCTTCGGCGGGCTGCTGACCGGCGTCTCGGCCGTCGTCGTCACCGCGACCAAGTTCGGGGAGGGCGCCTGGCTGGTCGTGGTGGCGTTGCCGCTGCTGGTGGCGGCGTTCGTCGTCGTGCACCGCGCCTACGCCCGCATCGGGGAGCGGCTGGGCCTGGGCCGTGTCCCCGAGACCCCGCACCGCGACCGTTCGCTGGTGATCGTGCCCGTCTCCTCGCTCTCCCGTCTGACGTCCGAGGCACTGACCGCGGCGGTCTCACTGGGCGACGAGGTCCGCGCCGTCACCGTCTGCTACCCCGACCCCGAGGACCGGGCCCAGCTGCACGCGCTGGAGCGTGCCTGGGCGGAGTGGGACCCCGGGGTGCCGTTGGTCCGGCTGACGTCCGAGCGCCGCAGCCTGGGCCGCCCCATCGCCGCGTACGTCCGTGAGGTGGCGGCGGAGCCTGCCACCCGGGTCACCGTCCTGATCCCGGAGGCCGAGCCCGAGCGGCTGTGGCAGCGGCTGCTGCAGAACCAGCGGGGCGCGGTCGTCGCGCACGCCGTACGTCGCGAGACCGACGCGGTGATCTGCCGGCTGCGTTTCCGGCTGCTGTGA
- the kdpF gene encoding K(+)-transporting ATPase subunit F: protein MTAENVVGLIVAVSLLGYLVLALIFPERF, encoded by the coding sequence GTGACCGCCGAGAACGTCGTCGGCCTGATCGTGGCCGTCTCCCTGCTGGGCTATCTCGTCCTCGCCCTGATCTTCCCGGAGAGGTTCTGA
- the kdpA gene encoding potassium-transporting ATPase subunit KdpA, producing the protein MGPVLAGVLQLLALIAALALAYVPLGTYMAKVYSSDKHWRVEKWIYKGIGANPDTEMRWPAYLRGVLAFSAAGVLFLYLLQRLQGVLPGSLGFASIDADQAFNTAASFVTNTNWQSYYGEQAMGHVVQVGGLAVQNFVSAAVGMVVAVALVRGFARSRSGELGNFWSDMVRGVTRVLLPLAFVAAIVLVACGAIQNFSGIHEVGQFMGGSQQWNGGAVASTEAIKEVGTNGGGVFNANSAHPFENPTPFTNLFEIFLLLVIPFALTRTFGVMVGSIKQGYAILATMATIWLGFTALMMWTEFAHHGPAFEIAGGAMEGKESRFGVGASSIFAVATTLTSTGAVNSFHSSFTGLGGGITMLGMQLGEIAPGGVGSGLYGMLIMAIIAVFIAGLMVGRTPEYLGKKIGTREIKFAACYILITPALVLVLTAAAMALPTPGDSMTNSGAHGFSEILYAYTSASNNNGSAFAGLNADTQWFNSTLGIAMLLGRFLPMVFVLALAGSLAEQKPVPATAGTLRTEKPLFTGLLVGAILIITGLTYFPALALGPLAEGLAS; encoded by the coding sequence ATGGGTCCCGTACTCGCCGGCGTGCTCCAGTTGCTGGCCCTCATAGCGGCGTTGGCGCTCGCCTACGTCCCTCTCGGCACCTACATGGCCAAGGTCTACTCCTCCGACAAGCACTGGCGGGTCGAGAAGTGGATCTACAAGGGCATCGGCGCCAACCCGGACACCGAGATGCGCTGGCCCGCGTACCTGCGCGGCGTGCTGGCCTTCTCGGCGGCCGGTGTCCTGTTCCTGTACCTCCTCCAGCGGCTGCAGGGCGTGCTGCCCGGTTCGCTGGGCTTCGCCTCCATCGACGCGGACCAGGCGTTCAACACGGCCGCGTCCTTCGTGACGAACACCAACTGGCAGTCGTACTACGGCGAGCAGGCCATGGGCCACGTCGTGCAGGTCGGCGGGCTGGCCGTGCAGAACTTTGTGTCGGCCGCGGTGGGCATGGTGGTGGCGGTCGCGCTCGTACGCGGCTTCGCTCGCTCCCGCTCCGGTGAGCTGGGCAACTTCTGGTCCGACATGGTGCGCGGGGTGACCCGCGTCCTGCTGCCGCTCGCGTTCGTCGCGGCGATCGTGCTCGTCGCCTGCGGGGCGATCCAGAACTTCTCCGGCATCCACGAGGTCGGCCAGTTCATGGGCGGCTCCCAGCAGTGGAACGGCGGTGCGGTCGCCTCGACGGAGGCCATCAAGGAGGTCGGCACCAACGGCGGCGGCGTCTTCAACGCCAACTCCGCCCACCCGTTCGAGAACCCGACCCCCTTCACCAACCTCTTCGAGATCTTCCTGCTGCTGGTGATCCCGTTCGCCCTGACCCGCACGTTCGGTGTCATGGTCGGCTCCATCAAGCAGGGCTACGCGATCCTCGCCACGATGGCCACCATCTGGCTCGGGTTCACCGCCCTGATGATGTGGACCGAGTTCGCCCACCACGGCCCGGCGTTCGAGATCGCCGGCGGAGCCATGGAGGGCAAGGAGAGCCGCTTCGGTGTCGGCGCCTCGTCGATCTTCGCGGTGGCGACCACGCTCACCTCGACCGGCGCGGTGAACTCCTTCCACTCCTCGTTCACCGGCCTCGGCGGCGGCATCACGATGCTGGGCATGCAGCTGGGTGAGATCGCGCCCGGCGGTGTCGGCTCCGGCCTCTACGGCATGCTCATCATGGCGATCATCGCGGTGTTCATCGCCGGCCTGATGGTCGGCCGGACACCCGAGTACCTGGGCAAGAAGATCGGCACCCGCGAGATCAAGTTCGCGGCCTGCTACATCCTCATCACCCCGGCACTGGTACTCGTCCTCACCGCCGCGGCGATGGCCCTGCCCACCCCGGGCGACTCGATGACGAACTCCGGCGCGCACGGGTTCTCCGAGATCCTGTACGCCTACACCTCGGCGTCCAACAACAACGGCTCGGCCTTCGCCGGGCTGAACGCCGACACCCAGTGGTTCAACAGCACGCTCGGCATCGCGATGCTGCTCGGCCGCTTCCTGCCGATGGTGTTCGTGCTGGCGCTGGCCGGATCGCTCGCCGAGCAGAAGCCGGTCCCGGCCACCGCGGGCACCCTGCGCACCGAAAAGCCGCTGTTCACCGGGCTGCTGGTTGGCGCGATCCTGATCATCACCGGGCTGACGTACTTCCCGGCGCTCGCGCTGGGTCCGCTGGCCGAGGGGCTGGCGTCATGA
- the kdpB gene encoding potassium-transporting ATPase subunit KdpB, whose amino-acid sequence MTTDVTKQEDAMSTATPTRAPHSDVPTGHKPAEGRVGAGLFDPKQLLKSLPDACRKLDPRVMVKSPVMFVVLVGSVLTTIFSFKDPTDWFGWTISAWLWLTVVFANLAEAVAEGRGKAQADTLRKAKTDTVARRLAEGSEESVPGTELRIGDLVVCEAGDIIPGDGDVVEGVASVDESAITGESAPVIRESGGDRSAVTGGTKVLSDRIVIKITTKPGETFIDRMINLVEGAARQKTPNEIALNILLASLTIVFLLAVATLPPFADYAGTHLTMVVLVALLVCLIPTTIGALLSAIGIAGMDRLVQRNVLAMSGRAVEAAGDVSTLLLDKTGTITLGNRQAAEFVPVEGTTEAEVADAAQLSSLADETPEGRSIVVLAKEKYGLRERVQGELSGAEWIAFTAQTRMSGVDVDGRKVRKGAAGSVIAWVREQGGTVADDADTISNRISEAGGTPLLVAVEDADGARVLGVIHLKDVVKEGMRERFEELRRMGIKTVMITGDNPLTAKAIAEEAGVDDFLAEATPEDKMALIKREQAGGKLVAMTGDGTNDAPALAQADVGVAMNTGTSAAKEAGNMVDLDSNPTKLIEIVEIGKQLLITRGALTTFSIANDVAKYFAIIPALFAAVYPGLDKLNIMGLSSPDSAILSAVIFNALIIIALVPLSLKGVQYRPVSADKLLRRNLTVYGLGGLVAPFIGIKLIDMLISLIPGIG is encoded by the coding sequence ATGACCACCGACGTAACGAAGCAAGAGGACGCGATGTCCACAGCCACCCCGACCCGGGCGCCGCACAGCGACGTCCCCACCGGGCACAAGCCCGCCGAAGGACGTGTCGGCGCGGGCCTCTTCGACCCCAAGCAGCTGCTCAAGTCGCTGCCGGACGCCTGCCGCAAGCTCGACCCCCGGGTGATGGTCAAGTCGCCCGTGATGTTCGTGGTGCTGGTCGGGTCCGTGCTGACGACGATCTTCTCCTTCAAGGACCCGACCGACTGGTTCGGCTGGACCATCAGCGCGTGGCTCTGGCTGACCGTCGTCTTCGCCAACCTGGCGGAGGCGGTCGCCGAAGGGCGGGGCAAGGCGCAGGCCGACACCCTGCGCAAGGCAAAGACCGACACCGTGGCCCGCCGCCTCGCAGAGGGCTCCGAAGAGAGCGTCCCCGGTACCGAACTGCGGATCGGTGACTTGGTCGTGTGCGAGGCCGGCGACATCATCCCCGGCGACGGTGACGTCGTCGAAGGCGTCGCCTCCGTGGACGAGTCGGCGATCACCGGTGAGTCCGCGCCCGTCATCCGGGAGTCCGGCGGTGACCGGTCCGCCGTCACCGGCGGCACGAAGGTCCTCTCCGACCGGATCGTCATCAAGATCACGACAAAGCCCGGTGAGACCTTCATCGACCGGATGATCAACCTGGTCGAGGGCGCGGCCCGGCAGAAGACGCCGAACGAGATCGCGCTGAACATCCTGCTGGCGTCGCTCACGATCGTGTTCCTGCTGGCGGTGGCGACCCTGCCGCCGTTCGCGGACTACGCGGGCACCCATCTCACGATGGTCGTGCTGGTGGCCCTGCTGGTCTGCCTGATCCCGACGACGATCGGCGCGCTCCTGTCGGCGATCGGCATCGCGGGCATGGACCGGCTGGTCCAGCGCAACGTGCTCGCCATGTCGGGGCGGGCCGTCGAGGCGGCCGGTGACGTGTCGACCCTGCTCCTCGACAAGACCGGCACGATCACGCTCGGCAACCGGCAGGCCGCCGAGTTCGTGCCGGTCGAGGGCACCACCGAGGCCGAGGTCGCGGACGCGGCCCAGCTCTCCTCGCTGGCCGACGAGACGCCCGAGGGCCGCTCCATCGTCGTACTGGCGAAGGAGAAGTACGGTCTGCGCGAGCGCGTGCAGGGCGAGCTGTCCGGCGCCGAGTGGATCGCCTTCACCGCCCAGACCCGGATGTCGGGTGTGGACGTCGACGGGCGCAAGGTCCGCAAGGGCGCGGCCGGGTCCGTCATCGCCTGGGTGCGGGAACAGGGCGGCACGGTCGCCGACGACGCAGACACGATCTCCAACCGGATCTCCGAGGCCGGTGGCACCCCGCTGCTGGTCGCGGTCGAGGACGCCGACGGGGCAAGGGTCTTGGGTGTCATCCACCTCAAGGACGTCGTCAAGGAGGGCATGCGGGAGCGGTTCGAGGAGCTGCGCCGCATGGGCATCAAGACGGTGATGATCACGGGCGACAACCCGCTGACCGCCAAGGCGATCGCCGAGGAGGCGGGCGTCGACGACTTCCTCGCCGAGGCCACCCCCGAGGACAAGATGGCCCTCATCAAGCGGGAACAGGCCGGTGGCAAGCTCGTCGCGATGACCGGTGACGGCACGAACGACGCGCCCGCGCTCGCCCAGGCGGACGTCGGCGTCGCGATGAACACCGGAACGTCGGCCGCGAAGGAGGCCGGCAACATGGTCGACCTCGACTCCAACCCCACCAAGCTCATCGAGATCGTCGAGATCGGCAAGCAACTCCTCATCACCCGGGGCGCGTTGACGACGTTCTCCATCGCCAACGACGTCGCCAAGTACTTCGCGATCATCCCGGCGCTGTTCGCGGCCGTCTACCCGGGCCTGGACAAGCTCAACATCATGGGCCTGTCCTCGCCGGACTCCGCGATCCTGTCGGCCGTCATCTTCAACGCGCTGATCATCATCGCGCTGGTGCCGCTCTCCCTGAAGGGCGTGCAGTACCGGCCGGTCAGCGCCGACAAACTGCTCCGCCGCAACCTCACCGTCTACGGCCTCGGCGGACTGGTCGCCCCCTTCATCGGCATCAAGCTCATCGACATGCTCATCTCCCTCATCCCCGGAATCGGCTGA
- a CDS encoding potassium-transporting ATPase subunit C produces MKNTVINTARLFGAGLRALLVLTLVTGVIYPLVVTGFAQALFSDKANGSEIKDGTGQIVGSSLIGQSYNLPLKEGQETPEPDLKWFQGRPQNGLGTNSVNTQYKLILSGATNRSADNKDLIDWVKAAKAAVVKDNSTAEYKVEPSEVPADAVTSSGSGLDPDISPDYADLQVHRVAQQNGLSVDQVQKLVDDHTEGRTLSFIGEPRVNVLELNIALKDLLARS; encoded by the coding sequence ATGAAAAACACGGTCATCAACACTGCCCGGCTGTTCGGAGCGGGCCTGCGCGCCCTGCTCGTACTGACCCTGGTGACGGGCGTCATCTACCCGCTCGTCGTCACCGGCTTCGCCCAGGCGCTGTTCAGCGACAAGGCGAACGGCTCGGAGATCAAGGACGGGACCGGCCAGATCGTCGGCTCCTCGCTGATCGGGCAGTCGTACAACCTGCCGCTGAAGGAGGGCCAGGAGACCCCGGAGCCCGACCTGAAGTGGTTCCAGGGCCGCCCCCAGAACGGTCTCGGCACCAACAGCGTCAACACCCAGTACAAGCTGATCCTGTCCGGCGCCACCAACCGGTCCGCCGACAACAAGGACCTGATCGACTGGGTGAAGGCAGCCAAGGCCGCCGTCGTCAAGGACAACTCGACCGCCGAGTACAAGGTCGAGCCCTCCGAGGTGCCGGCCGACGCGGTGACGTCCTCCGGCTCCGGCCTGGACCCGGACATCTCACCGGACTACGCCGACCTCCAGGTCCACCGGGTCGCTCAGCAGAACGGTCTGTCCGTCGATCAGGTGCAGAAGCTGGTCGACGACCACACAGAGGGCCGTACCCTCAGCTTCATCGGGGAGCCCCGCGTGAACGTCCTCGAACTCAACATCGCGCTCAAGGACCTCCTGGCCAGAAGCTGA
- a CDS encoding response regulator, which produces MTRVLVVEDDPQLVRALIINLQVRQYGVDAAPDGATALRLAAARQPDVVLLDLGLPDMDGVDVIRGLRGWTRVPILVLSARQASEEKVAALDAGADDYITKPFSMNELLARLRAAVRRTEEVPLAPGMTLVETDGFTIDLLAKKAVRDGHDVRLTPTEWHLLEILVTNPGRLITQKHLLQEVWGVTQGNKTNYLRVYMAQLRRKLEKDPAHPRYLITEPGMGYRFEG; this is translated from the coding sequence ATGACACGGGTGCTGGTGGTGGAGGACGATCCGCAGCTCGTGCGGGCCCTCATCATCAATCTCCAGGTACGCCAGTACGGGGTCGACGCGGCCCCCGACGGTGCCACCGCGCTCCGGCTGGCCGCCGCGCGGCAGCCCGACGTGGTCCTGCTCGACCTCGGGCTGCCCGACATGGACGGGGTCGACGTCATCAGGGGGCTGCGCGGCTGGACCCGTGTGCCGATCCTCGTCCTCTCCGCCCGCCAGGCGTCCGAGGAGAAGGTCGCCGCGCTGGACGCCGGAGCCGACGACTACATCACCAAGCCCTTCAGCATGAACGAACTGCTCGCCCGGCTCCGGGCCGCCGTCCGCCGCACAGAGGAGGTACCGCTCGCGCCGGGGATGACGCTCGTCGAGACGGACGGGTTCACCATCGACCTGCTGGCCAAGAAAGCCGTACGGGACGGTCACGACGTACGCCTCACCCCGACCGAGTGGCATCTGCTGGAGATCCTGGTCACCAACCCGGGACGGCTGATCACACAGAAACACCTCCTCCAGGAGGTCTGGGGCGTCACCCAGGGCAACAAGACCAACTACCTGCGGGTGTACATGGCCCAGCTGCGGCGCAAGCTGGAAAAGGACCCCGCCCATCCCCGCTATCTCATCACCGAGCCCGGTATGGGCTATCGCTTCGAAGGATGA
- a CDS encoding sensor histidine kinase, with translation MARGKLRIYLGAAPGVGKTYAMLSEAHRRVERGTDCVVAFVEHHGRPRTEVMLHGLEQIARRELEYRDTVFTEMDVDAVLARHPHVVLVDELAHTNVPGSRNDKRWQDVEELLAAGINVISTVNIQHLESLGDVVESITGVRQRETVPDEVVRRADQIELVDMSPQALRRRMAHGNIYKPDKVDAALSNYFRPGNLTALRELALLWVADRVDAYLTEYRSEHRVSKIWGSRERIVVGLTGGPEGRTLIRRAVRLAEKGAGGEVMAVYISRSDGLTAASPKELAVQRTLVEDLGGTFHQVVGEDIPVALLDFARGVNATQIVLGVSRRKGWQYVFGPGVGATVARDSGPDLDVHLITHDEAGKGRGLPVSQGARLGRARLIWGWLVGLGGPALLTWLLRGVFPDVGLANDMLLLLTTTVAAALLGGLLPALASAVAASLLLNWYFTPPVHTLTIADPKNIVAIAIFVGVAVSVASVVDLAARRTHQAARLRAESEILSFLAGNVLRGETSLEALLERVRETFSMESAALLERASDVDPWTCAGSVGPGPCATPEEADVDVPVGDHMTLALTGRVPPAEDRRVLAAFAAQAAVVLDRRRLKQEADQAKELAEGNRIRTALLAAVSHDLRTPLAGIKAAVTSLRSDDVEWSQEDHAELLEAIEEGADRLDLLVGNLLDMSRLQTGTVTPIIRETDVDEVIPMALGGVPEGSVDLDIPETLPMAAVDRGLMERSVANIVENAVKHSPAGTPVLVSASAIANRVEVRVVDRGPGVPDEAKDRIFEPFQRYGDAPRGAGVGLGLAVARGFAEAIGGTLHAEDTPGGGLTMVLSLPMAAAHRPSPESESDMPVTATS, from the coding sequence ATGGCACGCGGCAAGCTCCGGATCTATCTCGGCGCGGCCCCCGGCGTCGGAAAGACCTACGCCATGCTGTCCGAGGCGCACCGCCGCGTGGAGCGGGGCACCGACTGTGTGGTGGCCTTCGTCGAGCATCACGGTCGTCCGCGTACCGAGGTGATGTTGCATGGTCTGGAGCAGATCGCGCGCAGGGAACTGGAGTACCGGGACACCGTCTTCACGGAGATGGACGTGGACGCCGTCCTCGCCCGGCACCCCCATGTGGTACTCGTGGACGAACTCGCCCACACCAACGTTCCCGGGTCCCGCAACGACAAGCGCTGGCAGGACGTGGAGGAGTTGCTGGCTGCCGGTATCAACGTGATATCGACCGTCAACATCCAGCATCTGGAGTCGCTCGGCGACGTCGTGGAGTCGATCACGGGCGTACGGCAGCGGGAGACCGTGCCGGACGAGGTCGTACGGCGGGCCGACCAGATCGAGCTGGTCGACATGTCCCCACAGGCCCTGCGGCGGCGGATGGCCCACGGCAACATCTACAAGCCGGACAAGGTCGACGCGGCCCTGTCGAACTACTTCCGGCCAGGGAACCTGACCGCGCTGCGCGAGCTGGCTCTGCTGTGGGTGGCCGACCGGGTCGACGCCTACCTGACCGAGTACCGCAGCGAGCACCGGGTGTCGAAGATCTGGGGCTCGCGGGAGCGCATCGTGGTGGGCCTGACCGGCGGACCGGAGGGCCGGACGCTCATCCGCCGGGCCGTGCGGCTCGCGGAGAAGGGCGCGGGCGGCGAGGTGATGGCCGTCTACATCTCCCGCAGCGACGGCCTGACCGCGGCCTCGCCGAAGGAACTGGCCGTCCAGCGCACCCTCGTCGAGGACCTCGGCGGCACCTTCCACCAGGTCGTCGGGGAGGACATACCGGTCGCGCTCCTCGATTTCGCGCGCGGGGTCAACGCCACCCAGATCGTGCTCGGCGTCTCCCGCCGCAAAGGCTGGCAGTACGTCTTCGGACCGGGCGTCGGCGCGACCGTTGCCCGGGACTCCGGACCCGACCTCGACGTCCACCTCATCACCCACGACGAGGCCGGCAAGGGGCGCGGACTCCCGGTCAGCCAGGGTGCCCGCCTCGGCCGGGCCCGCCTGATCTGGGGCTGGCTCGTCGGCCTCGGCGGGCCCGCGCTGCTGACCTGGCTGCTGAGGGGCGTCTTCCCGGACGTCGGGCTCGCCAACGACATGCTGCTGTTGCTGACGACGACGGTGGCGGCGGCCCTGCTGGGCGGGCTCCTCCCGGCACTGGCCTCGGCGGTGGCCGCGTCCCTGCTCCTGAACTGGTACTTCACCCCACCCGTCCACACCCTCACCATCGCCGACCCGAAGAACATCGTCGCTATCGCGATCTTCGTCGGCGTCGCGGTCTCTGTCGCCTCCGTCGTCGACCTGGCGGCCCGCCGTACCCATCAGGCCGCCCGGCTGAGAGCGGAGTCGGAGATCCTCTCCTTCCTGGCCGGCAACGTCCTGCGCGGCGAGACCAGTCTGGAGGCCCTGCTGGAGCGGGTCCGCGAGACCTTCTCCATGGAGTCGGCGGCCCTGCTGGAACGCGCGAGCGACGTGGACCCGTGGACCTGCGCCGGCAGCGTGGGCCCTGGGCCCTGTGCCACCCCCGAGGAGGCGGACGTCGACGTACCGGTCGGCGACCACATGACCCTCGCGCTGACCGGGCGGGTCCCGCCCGCCGAGGACCGCCGCGTTCTCGCGGCCTTCGCCGCCCAGGCCGCCGTCGTACTGGACCGCCGACGCCTGAAGCAGGAGGCCGACCAGGCCAAGGAACTCGCCGAGGGCAACCGCATCCGCACCGCGCTGCTGGCCGCCGTCAGCCACGACCTGCGTACCCCGCTCGCCGGCATCAAGGCCGCGGTCACCTCCCTGCGCTCGGACGACGTCGAGTGGTCGCAGGAGGACCATGCGGAACTGCTGGAGGCCATCGAGGAGGGCGCCGACCGCCTCGACCTCCTCGTCGGCAACCTCCTCGACATGTCCCGCCTCCAGACCGGCACCGTCACCCCGATCATCCGCGAGACCGACGTCGACGAGGTCATCCCGATGGCACTCGGCGGCGTCCCCGAGGGCAGCGTCGACCTGGACATCCCCGAGACGCTGCCCATGGCCGCCGTCGACCGGGGCCTGATGGAACGGTCCGTCGCCAACATCGTTGAGAACGCGGTGAAGCACAGCCCCGCGGGCACCCCGGTCCTGGTCTCGGCGAGCGCCATCGCCAACCGGGTGGAGGTGCGCGTCGTGGACCGCGGCCCGGGCGTCCCCGACGAGGCCAAGGACCGCATCTTCGAACCCTTCCAGCGCTACGGCGACGCCCCGCGTGGTGCCGGTGTAGGGCTGGGCCTGGCCGTGGCCCGCGGCTTCGCCGAGGCCATCGGCGGCACCCTCCACGCCGAGGACACACCGGGCGGCGGCCTCACGATGGTGCTGAGCCTGCCGATGGCGGCGGCCCATCGGCCGTCGCCTGAGTCCGAGTCGGACATGCCCGTGACCGCCACGTCATAG